Proteins from one Dromiciops gliroides isolate mDroGli1 chromosome 6, mDroGli1.pri, whole genome shotgun sequence genomic window:
- the LOC122730495 gene encoding enhancer of rudimentary homolog has translation MSHTNLLVQPTKRPEGQTYADCESVNECMEGDCKMYEEHLKRMNPNSPFITNDISQLFDFIDDLADLNCLMCLAETQTDQPYNKYWIKEKISVLLCCQAQQASK, from the coding sequence ATGTCTCATACCAATTTGTTGGTACAACCTACCAAGAGACCAGAAGGCCAAACTTATGCTGATTGTGAATCAGTGAATGAATGCATGGAAGGAGATTGTAAAATGTATGAAGAGCACCTGAAGAGAATGAACCCCAACAGtcctttcatcacaaatgacATCAGTCAGTTGTTTGATTTCATTGATGATCTGGCAGATCTAAACTGCCTTATGTGCCTAGCGGAAACTCAGACAGATCAACCCTACAACAAATATTGGATCAAAGAGAAGATCAGTGTCCTTCTCTGTTGTCAGGCCCAACAAGCTAGCAAATAA